From Alienimonas californiensis, a single genomic window includes:
- a CDS encoding UDP-glucuronic acid decarboxylase family protein has protein sequence MPTALVTGGAGFLGSHLCDRLVERGDDVICVDNFYTGSKRNIRHLIGNNNFEVVRHDIVHPLFLEADVVYNLACPASPEAYQANPIKTIKTSTVGMVNVLGLAKRCGARLLHTSTSEVYGDPEVHPQTEDYWGHVNPIGPRSCYDEGKRVAESLCVNYAREHKMPIRMVRIFNTYGPRMDPNDGRVVSNFICQALRGEPLTVYGDGSQTRSFCFVSDLIEGILRLTAYDPPADELKEDGAAPGPVNVGNPGEFTMLELAEAVLKIVGGNSELKHLPLPTDDPKKRRPDITKARRLLDWEPQVSLEEGLKPTVEFYRERLGL, from the coding sequence ATGCCCACCGCACTCGTCACCGGCGGCGCCGGGTTCCTCGGCTCCCATCTCTGCGACCGGCTCGTGGAGCGGGGGGACGACGTGATCTGCGTCGACAACTTCTACACCGGCTCCAAGCGGAACATCCGCCACCTGATCGGCAACAATAACTTCGAGGTCGTCCGCCACGACATCGTGCACCCGCTCTTTTTAGAAGCGGACGTCGTCTACAACCTCGCCTGCCCCGCCAGCCCGGAAGCCTACCAGGCGAACCCCATCAAGACGATTAAAACCTCCACCGTGGGAATGGTGAACGTCCTCGGCCTGGCCAAGCGCTGCGGCGCCCGCCTGCTGCACACCAGCACCAGCGAGGTCTACGGCGACCCCGAAGTCCACCCGCAGACCGAGGATTACTGGGGCCACGTCAACCCGATCGGCCCCCGCAGCTGTTACGACGAGGGCAAACGCGTCGCCGAGAGCCTCTGCGTGAACTACGCCCGGGAACATAAAATGCCGATCCGCATGGTGCGGATCTTCAACACCTACGGCCCCCGTATGGACCCTAACGACGGGCGGGTCGTCAGCAACTTTATCTGTCAGGCGCTGCGGGGCGAACCGCTGACGGTCTACGGCGACGGCAGCCAGACGCGGAGTTTCTGCTTCGTCAGCGACCTGATCGAGGGCATCCTCCGCCTGACGGCCTACGACCCGCCGGCGGACGAATTGAAGGAGGACGGCGCCGCCCCCGGCCCGGTGAACGTCGGCAACCCCGGCGAGTTCACGATGCTGGAACTGGCCGAGGCGGTCCTGAAGATCGTCGGCGGCAACAGCGAGTTAAAGCACCTCCCCCTGCCCACCGACGACCCCAAAAAGCGCCGCCCGGACATCACCAAGGCCAGGCGGCTGCTCGACTGGGAACCGCAGGTGAGTCTCGAAGAGGGCCTGAAGCCGACGGTCGAGTTCTACCGGGAACGGCTGGGGCTGTAA
- a CDS encoding oxidoreductase codes for MPATATDAPIWFVTGCSSGFGRQLCDVVLEHGARLVATARDVSSLSHLPDDESRVLVAPLDVTNRASVDAAVAAAQERFGRIDVLVNNAGYGLFGGIEDTPDAEVRRQFDVNVHGLLDVTRAVLPVLRAQKSGYILNLSSVAGQVARASTGFYAASKFAVEALSEALREEVEPLGIKVTLIEPSGFKTDFHGRSLAAPSAEGADYAQTAAAGRDRVRGMAGNQAGDARKAAELMWQVAQLSDPPFRLPMGEMAVDLIRAKLAAVAADVDRCEPSARSADGDGTLVPLT; via the coding sequence ATGCCCGCCACCGCCACAGATGCGCCCATCTGGTTCGTGACCGGCTGTTCGAGCGGCTTCGGCCGGCAGCTGTGCGACGTCGTGCTGGAGCACGGCGCCCGTCTGGTCGCCACCGCCCGGGACGTCTCCTCGCTGAGTCACCTGCCGGACGACGAATCGCGGGTTCTTGTGGCCCCGCTGGACGTCACGAACCGGGCCTCCGTCGACGCCGCCGTCGCCGCGGCCCAAGAGCGGTTCGGTCGGATCGACGTGCTGGTGAACAACGCCGGCTACGGCCTGTTCGGCGGCATTGAGGACACCCCGGACGCCGAGGTTCGCCGCCAATTCGACGTGAACGTACACGGCCTGCTGGACGTCACCCGGGCCGTGCTGCCGGTTCTCCGGGCTCAGAAATCCGGTTATATCCTGAACCTCTCCAGCGTGGCCGGGCAGGTGGCGCGGGCCAGCACGGGGTTCTACGCGGCGAGCAAGTTCGCGGTCGAGGCGCTGTCCGAGGCGCTGCGGGAGGAGGTCGAACCGCTGGGGATCAAGGTCACGCTGATCGAGCCGAGCGGGTTCAAAACCGATTTTCACGGCCGCAGTCTCGCTGCCCCGAGCGCCGAGGGGGCCGACTACGCACAGACTGCCGCCGCCGGCCGCGATCGGGTGCGGGGGATGGCCGGCAATCAGGCCGGCGACGCCCGCAAAGCCGCGGAATTGATGTGGCAGGTCGCCCAACTGTCCGACCCGCCCTTCCGCCTGCCGATGGGCGAGATGGCGGTCGACCTGATCCGCGCCAAGCTCGCCGCCGTCGCCGCAGACGTGGACCGCTGCGAACCCAGCGCCCGCAGCGCCGATGGGGACGGGACCTTAGTTCCGCTGACATAA
- a CDS encoding serine/threonine-protein kinase has translation MSAAASTPEMSLDPTAPPAAPLTDPAGASPTDPGPTDPGPTEPGPDDAGATEPTPGKRCPQCRSALPADAPAGLCPRCLLSGGLMSQLGSATAGAPGRFVAPGLEELAEHFPDLDLQAMLGRGGMGAVYKARQAKLDRVVALKVLPPEVGRDDAFAERFLREARTLARLNHPHIVQVYDFGQTTPPPGPNGEPREGLFYFLMEYVDGANLRDVMQRAADDGGGPVAPAKALEIVRQICAALQFAHARGIVHRDVKPENILLDPKGDDGRGTVKIADFGLAKLGRGEDLATGTPWTLTGTRQAMGTPHYMAPEQMRGTRDVDHRADIYSLGVVFYELLTGELPLGRFAPPSRFFKGKGDPDVRLDDIVLKALEGEPAKRYQSVSDVRAAVDSLGLPNDPATPQIGDLDLSPSPGSPDSPSPLGGAPSGNVRVTLGGAAPLRAGGGYGQRAGAGALAAAGGLAAVGGATCVLVALFLASGPAWEELVALGTIAALLGTLFHLTFAVAERARRADDPGGAGRFFGPALRDLLGAAWLPTAAGTGSGLALRVLETDAYAGSLGGGLVAVGLAVWQTAAGTKPPTWWPGVWGWYDRPPLDPVPDPPPASPRPATAVPQHADPAARAIPNAPDARRAAEVRRNLRVVASLLVGLAGAALALGVALVVASPFHYGPRADDPLVVGLLCAMLGGGVRGVGGMLLSVRPTERPSTAWQRWFASNAWEASDGQWVQIDSAVWLVDVWDCLVTALWTAAATAFIALPLAILFGGDEVPLWGAPFGLAAAGWVTLRRQTAPIWWPPGWGWRSERGETLGGVGAVVGIVSRWPIVRTLPGGLSRPAIWAAVWLLTIPAAGLSWIVTVETTPGPNDVPPLVLLFLFALSCAAVAAPLTVPLLGWAAVRQVRTSRARGDDPPVRGRRLAVFCTWLVPAALIVGTFAAAFGGGISVWYWEFDGAAGLTQGEQDLNVALASVTGGVIGLGLAVLLWVKLSRLSRGPVPPPMRPEPPPGAPHDTGAGLSRVFRPRVDPETGRRQWGETVAAVCAATVVLLAALWWWTSPHLETDGAVSHGTHRSQRVEEGSTADAFANVVVGQSADGTHQTAMPDLARHLSWRVFAEVDRANNLPWYARLRLTPSWVDGLKLNPGQVEGLEAAANRVRREWAALVAAEATATVNEVGSVTFRFPDLFQREQRWEREFYDEVDPLLSVPQQTALRKRLMFGNDMPSSVVEPNPTETSLLPVGTYTTQITLGRQGEWYDTIYATGRQHIPAKSAETPARTLPPRLRFLEGALERVKRGEPAFPDPAAEEARQAAADVQSNPAPTGLETYTGPVFELHRSPNDPWYGRLSVPAEDRRVLGLTDAQAIVLTDAANAVRRQWGEAIAAGVTAERREDGAVQFRFPSLDAQAERWEREFWATLAPAFDPARQTALRDRIHFKPHSAEVATYPNVGFTLLVPVGVDALRDVTVAKYGDWYDLLGPPVQGGNGRGLSELPPALRFLDAAVDRVVRGEPAFPAPEGTAPATGAADATP, from the coding sequence ATGTCCGCCGCCGCTTCGACCCCGGAGATGTCGCTCGATCCGACCGCACCCCCGGCCGCCCCGCTCACCGACCCCGCGGGCGCCTCGCCCACCGACCCGGGGCCGACCGACCCGGGGCCGACCGAACCGGGGCCGGACGACGCGGGAGCGACGGAGCCGACGCCGGGGAAGCGGTGCCCGCAGTGTCGCTCCGCGTTGCCGGCGGACGCGCCGGCGGGGCTGTGCCCGCGGTGTTTGCTGTCGGGCGGGTTGATGTCGCAGCTGGGGTCCGCGACGGCGGGCGCCCCGGGGCGGTTCGTGGCGCCGGGGTTGGAGGAACTGGCGGAGCACTTCCCCGACCTCGATTTGCAGGCGATGCTCGGCCGCGGGGGGATGGGGGCGGTCTACAAGGCCCGGCAGGCGAAGCTGGACCGGGTGGTCGCGTTGAAGGTGCTCCCGCCGGAGGTCGGCCGCGACGACGCCTTCGCGGAGCGGTTCCTGCGTGAGGCCCGCACGCTGGCCCGGCTGAACCATCCGCACATCGTGCAGGTATACGACTTCGGCCAGACGACCCCGCCGCCCGGCCCCAATGGGGAGCCGCGGGAGGGGCTCTTTTATTTCCTGATGGAATACGTCGACGGGGCGAACCTGCGGGACGTCATGCAGCGTGCCGCGGACGACGGGGGCGGGCCGGTGGCCCCGGCGAAGGCGTTGGAAATCGTGCGACAGATCTGCGCCGCGCTGCAGTTCGCCCACGCCCGCGGGATCGTGCACCGGGACGTGAAGCCGGAGAACATTCTGCTGGATCCGAAGGGCGACGACGGCCGCGGGACGGTCAAAATCGCGGACTTCGGCCTGGCGAAGCTCGGCCGCGGCGAAGATCTGGCGACCGGCACGCCGTGGACCCTCACCGGCACACGGCAGGCGATGGGCACGCCGCACTATATGGCGCCGGAGCAGATGCGCGGCACGCGGGACGTGGACCACCGGGCGGACATTTATTCCCTCGGCGTGGTCTTCTACGAACTGCTGACCGGCGAACTGCCACTGGGCCGCTTCGCCCCGCCCTCGCGGTTCTTCAAGGGGAAGGGCGATCCCGACGTCCGCCTGGACGACATCGTCCTCAAGGCGTTGGAGGGGGAGCCGGCGAAGCGGTATCAAAGCGTCTCCGACGTGCGGGCCGCGGTGGACAGCCTGGGCCTGCCCAACGACCCGGCGACCCCGCAGATCGGCGACCTCGATCTCTCCCCCTCGCCCGGTTCGCCTGATTCGCCGTCGCCGTTAGGCGGCGCGCCCTCCGGCAATGTGCGGGTGACGCTCGGCGGGGCGGCGCCGCTCCGTGCGGGGGGCGGGTACGGCCAGCGGGCGGGGGCCGGGGCGCTGGCCGCGGCGGGCGGGTTGGCGGCGGTCGGCGGAGCGACCTGCGTGTTGGTCGCCCTGTTCCTCGCCAGCGGTCCCGCCTGGGAGGAACTGGTCGCCTTAGGCACGATCGCCGCGCTCCTCGGGACGCTGTTTCACCTGACGTTCGCCGTCGCGGAGCGAGCGCGGCGGGCGGACGACCCCGGCGGCGCCGGGCGGTTCTTCGGCCCCGCATTGCGGGATCTGCTGGGGGCCGCCTGGTTGCCGACGGCGGCGGGCACGGGATCCGGGCTGGCGTTGAGGGTGCTCGAGACGGATGCCTACGCCGGATCGCTGGGCGGCGGCCTCGTGGCGGTGGGCCTCGCCGTGTGGCAAACCGCAGCGGGAACCAAGCCGCCCACCTGGTGGCCCGGCGTGTGGGGCTGGTACGACCGCCCGCCGCTCGACCCGGTTCCCGATCCCCCGCCCGCGTCGCCGCGGCCGGCGACGGCGGTTCCTCAGCACGCTGACCCGGCGGCGCGGGCCATCCCGAACGCCCCCGACGCCCGCCGGGCCGCGGAGGTGCGGCGGAACCTGCGGGTCGTCGCCTCCCTACTGGTGGGTCTGGCCGGGGCGGCGCTGGCGCTGGGCGTGGCGCTGGTCGTCGCCAGCCCCTTCCACTACGGACCGAGAGCGGACGATCCGCTGGTCGTCGGGCTGCTGTGCGCGATGCTCGGCGGCGGCGTGCGGGGGGTCGGGGGGATGCTGCTGTCGGTTCGACCGACCGAGCGGCCGTCGACGGCCTGGCAACGCTGGTTCGCGTCGAACGCCTGGGAGGCGAGCGACGGACAATGGGTGCAGATCGACTCCGCCGTCTGGCTGGTCGACGTGTGGGATTGCCTCGTCACCGCCCTGTGGACCGCCGCGGCGACCGCCTTCATCGCCCTGCCGCTGGCGATCCTGTTCGGGGGGGATGAGGTCCCGCTGTGGGGCGCGCCGTTCGGGCTGGCGGCGGCGGGGTGGGTGACGCTGCGGCGGCAGACGGCGCCGATCTGGTGGCCGCCGGGCTGGGGCTGGCGTTCGGAGCGGGGCGAAACGCTGGGCGGCGTCGGGGCGGTCGTGGGGATCGTCAGCCGCTGGCCGATCGTCCGCACCCTGCCCGGCGGGCTGAGCCGACCGGCGATCTGGGCGGCGGTCTGGCTGCTGACGATCCCCGCGGCGGGGCTCAGCTGGATCGTCACGGTGGAAACGACCCCGGGGCCGAACGACGTGCCCCCGCTCGTGCTGCTCTTTCTGTTCGCCCTGAGCTGCGCGGCGGTCGCCGCCCCGCTGACCGTCCCGCTGCTGGGCTGGGCGGCGGTGCGGCAGGTGCGGACCTCACGGGCCCGCGGCGACGACCCGCCGGTCCGCGGCCGCCGGCTGGCGGTATTCTGCACCTGGCTGGTGCCCGCGGCCCTGATCGTCGGGACGTTCGCCGCGGCCTTCGGCGGGGGGATCAGCGTGTGGTACTGGGAGTTCGACGGTGCCGCCGGGCTGACGCAGGGCGAACAGGATCTGAACGTCGCCCTCGCCTCCGTCACCGGCGGCGTGATCGGGCTGGGTCTCGCCGTGCTGTTGTGGGTGAAGCTCAGCCGGCTCAGCCGCGGCCCGGTTCCCCCGCCGATGCGACCCGAACCGCCCCCCGGCGCTCCGCACGACACCGGCGCCGGGCTGAGTCGGGTGTTCCGTCCGCGGGTCGATCCGGAGACCGGCCGCCGGCAGTGGGGGGAGACGGTCGCCGCCGTGTGCGCCGCGACGGTCGTGCTGCTGGCCGCCCTGTGGTGGTGGACGTCGCCGCACCTGGAGACCGACGGGGCCGTCTCCCACGGGACCCACCGGAGCCAGCGGGTTGAGGAAGGATCGACCGCGGACGCCTTCGCGAACGTCGTGGTCGGCCAATCCGCGGACGGCACGCACCAAACCGCCATGCCGGACCTCGCCCGCCACCTGTCCTGGCGGGTGTTCGCCGAGGTGGACCGGGCGAACAACCTGCCCTGGTATGCCCGGCTGCGGCTCACCCCCAGTTGGGTCGACGGATTGAAGCTGAACCCGGGGCAGGTCGAGGGGCTGGAGGCCGCCGCCAACCGCGTCCGCCGCGAGTGGGCCGCGCTGGTGGCCGCGGAGGCGACGGCGACCGTCAACGAGGTCGGCTCCGTCACCTTCCGCTTCCCGGACCTCTTTCAGCGGGAGCAGCGGTGGGAGCGGGAGTTCTACGACGAGGTCGACCCGCTGCTGAGCGTTCCCCAGCAGACGGCCCTGCGGAAGCGACTGATGTTCGGCAACGATATGCCGTCTAGCGTCGTCGAGCCGAACCCCACCGAAACCTCGCTGTTGCCGGTCGGGACGTACACCACGCAGATCACGCTGGGCCGGCAGGGGGAGTGGTACGACACGATTTATGCGACCGGCCGCCAGCACATCCCCGCGAAATCGGCGGAGACCCCCGCCCGCACCCTGCCGCCCCGGCTGCGGTTCCTCGAGGGGGCGCTGGAGCGGGTCAAGCGGGGCGAACCGGCGTTCCCGGACCCCGCCGCCGAGGAGGCCCGCCAGGCCGCCGCCGACGTCCAATCGAATCCGGCGCCGACCGGTCTGGAAACGTACACCGGCCCGGTGTTCGAGCTGCATCGCAGTCCGAACGACCCGTGGTACGGCCGGCTGAGCGTGCCCGCCGAAGACCGGCGGGTCCTCGGGCTGACGGACGCCCAGGCCATCGTGCTGACCGACGCCGCCAACGCCGTCCGCCGCCAGTGGGGCGAGGCGATCGCCGCCGGCGTGACCGCGGAGCGACGGGAGGACGGGGCGGTGCAGTTCCGCTTCCCGAGCCTCGACGCCCAAGCCGAACGGTGGGAGCGGGAGTTCTGGGCGACGCTCGCCCCGGCGTTCGACCCGGCCCGGCAGACGGCGCTGCGGGACCGGATTCACTTCAAGCCGCACTCCGCGGAGGTCGCGACGTACCCGAACGTCGGGTTCACGCTGCTGGTCCCCGTGGGCGTCGACGCCCTGCGCGACGTGACCGTGGCGAAGTACGGCGACTGGTACGACCTGCTCGGACCTCCGGTGCAGGGGGGGAACGGGCGGGGGCTGTCCGAACTGCCGCCGGCCCTGCGGTTCCTCGACGCCGCCGTGGACCGCGTCGTCCGCGGCGAGCCGGCGTTCCCCGCCCCGGAGGGAACAGCCCCGGCGACGGGCGCCGCGGACGCGACGCCGTAA
- a CDS encoding PAS domain-containing protein, with protein sequence MLPLPTDRAAQSDAAPPRSPAKAGGRAITDTFRRDRMNDGRAKTAVAPPEASHDAVVAAGMGVYDFDLMAGATAWSAHALKIYGGFDAPPTTVQLRARVHPLDWPKLYAARLDADRHAARFLAERTSAAGAPGDDPASAVAPPPLSTDVLHRIIRPDGALRWVRATGEYQFSPDGTPRRSVGVLRDVTEEMSERARLAAEIERGRGALAAAGLGTFDFDARTDAVRWDGATKRIFGLPDDTPDERPLAEVLELFHPEDREPICVAIGRSLSPHTGGRYEANHRIVRPDGAVRHVAWRSIVEFAEGFDGRHPIRSVGTVEDVTDRPNAPVAE encoded by the coding sequence ATGCTGCCGCTCCCGACGGACCGGGCCGCCCAGTCGGACGCCGCGCCTCCCCGCTCGCCTGCCAAGGCCGGCGGCCGCGCGATCACAGACACCTTCAGACGAGACCGAATGAACGACGGCCGGGCAAAGACCGCGGTGGCGCCGCCCGAGGCGTCGCATGATGCGGTCGTGGCGGCCGGGATGGGGGTCTACGACTTCGATCTGATGGCCGGCGCCACGGCGTGGTCGGCGCACGCGCTGAAGATCTACGGCGGGTTCGACGCCCCGCCCACCACGGTGCAGTTGCGGGCGCGGGTGCATCCGCTGGACTGGCCCAAGCTGTACGCCGCCCGGCTGGACGCCGACCGCCACGCCGCCCGCTTTCTCGCGGAGCGGACGTCCGCCGCGGGCGCACCGGGCGACGACCCGGCGTCCGCCGTCGCGCCGCCCCCGCTGTCGACCGACGTGCTGCACCGGATCATCCGGCCGGACGGGGCGTTGCGGTGGGTGCGGGCCACGGGAGAGTATCAGTTCAGCCCGGACGGCACGCCGCGGCGGAGCGTGGGCGTGCTGCGGGACGTGACCGAGGAGATGAGCGAACGGGCCCGCCTCGCCGCGGAGATCGAACGCGGTCGCGGCGCCCTCGCCGCCGCCGGTCTGGGAACCTTCGACTTCGACGCCCGCACCGACGCGGTCCGCTGGGACGGCGCCACCAAACGCATCTTCGGCCTGCCCGACGACACTCCGGACGAGCGCCCGCTGGCGGAGGTGCTGGAGCTGTTTCACCCCGAGGACCGCGAACCGATCTGCGTGGCGATCGGTCGCTCCCTGAGCCCGCACACCGGCGGCCGCTACGAGGCCAACCATCGCATCGTCCGGCCGGACGGCGCCGTGCGGCACGTCGCTTGGCGGTCCATCGTCGAATTCGCCGAGGGCTTCGACGGCCGCCACCCGATCCGCAGCGTCGGCACCGTCGAAGACGTCACCGACCGCCCCAACGCGCCGGTCGCCGAGTAG